In a single window of the Suttonella indologenes genome:
- a CDS encoding succinate dehydrogenase iron-sulfur subunit, with amino-acid sequence MAEFKLPANSVIKEGKHYSAPAGATNVRSFKIYRWDPGKNENPRTDTYDIDMDDCGPMVLDALLKIKNEIDSTLTFRRSCREGICGSCAMNIDGKNTLACICATESVPENKSVNIYPLPHMHVVKDLVPDLTHFYAQHASIKPWLQTETPAPERERLQSEEQRAKLDGLYECIMCACCSTSCPSYWWNSEKYLGPAILLQAHRWIQDSRDEATAERLDFLEDSFKLYRCHTIMNCTNTCPKGLNPAKAIAEIKMKLVERQT; translated from the coding sequence ATGGCTGAATTCAAACTGCCGGCAAACTCTGTCATCAAAGAAGGCAAACACTACTCCGCACCGGCGGGGGCAACTAACGTCCGCAGCTTTAAAATCTATCGCTGGGATCCGGGCAAAAACGAAAACCCACGTACCGATACCTATGATATCGACATGGACGACTGCGGACCGATGGTTTTAGATGCGCTGCTCAAAATCAAAAACGAAATCGACAGCACGCTGACCTTCCGCCGCTCCTGCCGCGAAGGCATCTGCGGCTCCTGTGCCATGAACATCGACGGTAAAAACACCTTGGCATGTATCTGCGCGACGGAAAGCGTGCCGGAAAATAAAAGCGTCAACATCTATCCGCTGCCGCATATGCACGTCGTTAAAGACCTTGTGCCGGATCTGACGCATTTCTACGCCCAGCATGCTTCCATCAAACCTTGGCTGCAAACCGAAACGCCGGCACCGGAACGCGAACGTCTGCAAAGCGAAGAACAGCGCGCCAAATTAGACGGCTTATACGAATGTATCATGTGCGCCTGCTGCTCTACCTCCTGCCCGAGCTATTGGTGGAACAGCGAAAAATACCTCGGACCTGCCATATTGCTGCAAGCCCACCGCTGGATACAGGACAGCCGCGACGAAGCCACCGCCGAACGTCTGGACTTCTTGGAAGACAGCTTCAAACTCTACCGCTGTCACACCATTATGAACTGTACTAACACCTGCCCCAAAGGATTAAACCCCGCCAAGGCAATTGCAGAAATTAAAATGAAATTAGTCGAACGGCAGACATAA